In a single window of the Elaeis guineensis isolate ETL-2024a chromosome 4, EG11, whole genome shotgun sequence genome:
- the LOC105044054 gene encoding subtilisin-like protease SBT1.6, which translates to MASFSSHLSLLLLLLLTLTLAAAEEERKSTTATASSEKRKTYIFRVDRRSKPSIFPTHSHWYASAAFAGGGDPLPLLHVYDTVFNGFSASLHPDRAAELARHPAVIAVFEDRLRRLHTTRSPQFLGLRTQVGLWSNSDYGSDVIVGVLDTGVWPERRSFSDRNLGPVPSRWRGACETGPGFPASLCNRKLVGARSFSKGHDSNAAVGGAGINGTVEFRSPRDADGHGTHTASTAAGRYAFRASMSGYAAGVAKGVAPKARIAAYKVCFKGAGCFDSDILAGFDRAVADGVDVISVSIGGGDGVAAPYYLDPIAIGSYGAVSKGVFVSSSAGNDGPTALSVTNLAPWLTTVGAGTIDRTFPAEVVLGDGRRLAGVSIYSGKPLAAGAMLPVVYPGKSGGLSASLCMENSLDPKLVQGKIVICDRGSSPRVAKGVVVKEAGGAGMILANGISNGEGLVGDAHVLPACSVGSDEGDALKAYVSSAANPTATIAFKGTVVGVKPAPVVASFSGRGPNGLSPEILKPDLIAPGVNILAAWTDAVGPTGLDSDGRKTEFNILSGTSMACPHVSGAAALLKSAHPGWSPAAIRSAMMTTASLVDNRQKPVTDESTGGAATPLDVGAGHLNLDRAMDPGLVYDLGDQDYVAFLCALGYGPNAIQVITHAPASCPAKRPAAENLNYPSMSVVFNGMAGGAQSKTVVRTVTNVGAKAEAVYKANVEVVGKGLTVKVKPAKLEFTAGVKKRSFAVMVTATGDGNRADGGVGYGYLTWSDGTHEVRSPIVVSRIQPL; encoded by the coding sequence ATGGCTTCCTTCTCTTCccatctctctctcctcctcctcctcctcctaaccctaaccctagcagCGGCGGAGGAGGAACGGAAATCCACAACTGCCACCGCTTCTTCCGAGAAGAGGAAGACGTACATCTTCCGCGTGGACCGCCGATCTAAGCCGTCTATTTTCCCCACCCATTCCCACTGGTATGCCTCCGCGGCGTTCGCCGGCGGCGGGGACCCTCTCCCACTCCTCCACGTCTACGACACCGTCTTCAACGGCTTCTCCGCTTCCCTCCACCCCGACCGCGCCGCCGAACTCGCCCGCCACCCGGCCGTCATCGCCGTCTTCGAGGACCGCCTCCGCCGCCTCCACACCACCCGCTCCCCCCAGTTCCTCGGACTTCGCACCCAGGTCGGCCTCTGGTCCAACTCCGACTACGGCTCCGATGTCATCGTCGGCGTCCTCGACACGGGCGTCTGGCCCGAGCGCCGGAGCTTCTCCGACCGCAACCTCGGCCCTGTCCCCTCCCGCTGGCGGGGCGCCTGCGAGACTGGACCTGGCTTCCCTGCCTCCCTCTGCAACCGTAAGCTCGTCGGCGCCCGCTCCTTCTCCAAAGGCCACGACTCCAACGCCGCCGTCGGTGGTGCCGGCATCAACGGGACCGTCGAGTTCCGCTCTCCCCGTGACGCCGACGGCCACGGCACCCACACCGCTTCGACCGCCGCCGGCCGCTACGCCTTCCGCGCCAGCATGTCCGGTTACGCCGCCGGCGTCGCCAAGGGCGTCGCCCCCAAGGCCCGGATCGCGGCCTATAAGGTCTGCTTTAAGGGCGCCGGCTGCTTCGACTCGGACATCCTCGCCGGCTTCGACCGCGCCGTCGCCGACGGCGTCGACGTCATCTCCGTCTCCATCGGTGGCGGCGATGGCGTCGCCGCCCCCTACTACCTCGACCCCATTGCCATCGGCTCCTATGGCGCCGTCTCCAAAGGGGTTTTTGTCTCCTCCTCCGCCGGCAACGACGGCCCCACCGCGTTGTCGGTCACCAACCTTGCCCCCTGGCTGACAACCGTCGGCGCCGGCACCATCGACCGGACCTTCCCCGCCGAGGTCGTCCTTGGCGACGGTCGCCGGCTCGCCGGGGTCTCTATCTATTCCGGCAAGCCCCTTGCCGCCGGTGCGATGCTCCCCGTGGTGTACCCGGGCAAGTCCGGCGGTCTCTCCGCCTCCCTCTGCATGGAGAACTCCCTGGATCCCAAGCTGGTTCAGGGCAAGATCGTGATCTGCGACCGTGGCAGCAGCCCCCGCGTCGCCAAGGGGGTGGTCGTCAAGGAGGCTGGTGGCGCTGGGATGATCCTCGCCAACGGCATCTCCAATGGCGAGGGCCTCGTCGGCGACGCCCATGTGCTGCCCGCTTGCTCCGTCGGGTCCGACGAGGGCGACGCCCTCAAGGCCTACGTCTCCTCCGCTGCCAACCCCACGGCCACCATTGCATTCAAGGGGACGGTGGTCGGGGTGAAGCCCGCTCCGGTGGTGGCCTCCTTCTCCGGCCGCGGACCGAACGGTCTCAGCCCAGAGATCCTCAAGCCGGACCTCATCGCCCCGGGGGTCAACATCCTCGCCGCGTGGACCGACGCCGTGGGGCCCACGGGGCTGGACTCCGACGGCCGGAAGACGGAGTTCAACATCCTCTCTGGGACCTCTATGGCGTGCCCCCACGTGAGCGGCGCGGCGGCGCTCCTCAAGTcggcgcacccggggtggagccCGGCGGCGATCCGGTCGGCGATGATGACCACGGCGAGCCTCGTGGACAACCGACAAAAGCCGGTGACCGACGAATCGACCGGCGGGGCCGCGACGCCGTTGGACGTCGGGGCCGGGCACCTGAACCTCGACCGGGCCATGGACCCCGGCCTGGTGTACGACCTCGGGGACCAGGATTACGTGGCCTTCCTCTGCGCTCTGGGTTACGGGCCGAATGCGATCCAGGTGATCACCCACGCGCCGGCGAGCTGCCCAGCGAAGCGGCCGGCGGCAGAGAACCTGAACTACCCTTCGATGTCGGTGGTGTTCAACGGGATGGCAGGTGGCGCCCAGAGCAAGACGGTGGTGCGGACGGTGACGAACGTGGGAGCGAAGGCGGAGGCGGTGTACAAGGCGAATGTGGAGGTGGTGGGGAAGGGGTTGACGGTGAAGGTGAAGCCCGCGAAGCTGGAATTCACGGCGGGGGTGAAGAAACGGAGCTTCGCGGTGATGGTAACGGCGACTGGGGACGGAAACCGTGCAGACGGAGGGGTGGGTTACGGGTATCTGACGTGGTCGGATGGGACTCACGAGGTCCGGAGCCCTATCGTGGTCTCGCGGATCCAGCCCTTGTGA